Genomic DNA from Panthera leo isolate Ple1 chromosome A1, P.leo_Ple1_pat1.1, whole genome shotgun sequence:
TAGAAAAGGGCTGGGAATGGAAAGTTGCCACAGTCTAAAACAGGAAATGGAAAGTTAGTTACTGAACGAAAATTTACTGACTTAGAAATGTTCGGAGCAGCTGTGATGAAACGTGGGATGTCTGTAAATCAGAAATAATCCCAGTAGTTCTTCCCTCACTCgccattgtttttttgtttttttgtttttgtttttgcctgggGAAGTGAGTTTGTAAGACTCATAACAGGAAAAGCCACGCCCAGTTACGTTTATtgtatgggttttgtttttttaaagatactcttAGGTGCATGGTCATTGCATTTCCTCTTCTTGAGTATCTACATAAAATTACATATTCAAAAGTTTCTGAATGCCGGTGCTTCTGACTCATAAACCAGCTCATTGTTCCCCAGTGTATCCCTTGCATAAAGTTCTGTTCCTATGATTTCATCCTAGTGTGATTTCTGAAATGGCCAGGGCGGGTCAGGAACACCTGTGCCCACTTTAATTTGGTGTTTGGTTACATTTTCAGAGCTATTGAGACCAACCACCCCACCGGAGGGAAGGAAATCCATTCTGCCTGGCTCTGGGGAAGGGGCCTCTTCTGGCCATGTCTCCTGTAGCTGCTGCTGAGCCAGATGGGGTCCAGCCAGACAGGAGTGTCAGCAaggtcattttcttcctttttgtctttggtGCCATCCTGTTGTGCGTGGGAGTCCTGCTCTCCATCTTTGGGTTCCAGACATGCCAATACAAAACCTTCCCAGACTGCAGCATGGTGCTGAAGGTCGCTGGGCCTGCCTGTGCCGCCGTTGGGCTCGGGGCTGTGATCCTGGCCCGCTCCCGGGCACGGCTTCAGCTCCGGGAGGGGCACCTGCGAGGCAGTCAGGCAGACCCCGACCGAGCCTTCCTCTGTGGAGAGAGCCGCCAGTTTGCCCAGTGCCTCATCTTTGGGTTTCTGTTCTTGACAAGCGGCATGCTCATCAGCATACTTGGCATCTGGGTCCCTGGATGTGGCTCCGACTGGGCACAGGAACCCCTGAATGAGACAGACACTGCCGACGTGGAGCCCCAGATCTGTGGATTCCTATCCCTGCAGATCATGGGACCCTTGATTGTACTCATGGGATTGTGTTTCTTTGTGGTTGCCCATGTTAAGAAGAGAAACAACTTGAATGTGGGCCAGGAGGCCTCTGAAGCTGAAGACAGACAGATCCAGAACACGGAGCCCGTCCAGGTCACTGTAGGTAGGTGGCTGTCATTCCTACGCATGCTCGTAGCACAGTGGCTGTAGCATCAACTGGGCTGCCCTCGGGTCTGGCCCAGAGTCTCTcttttttgtgtctctctcttacacacatgtgcacgcataCGCACATGTGCACAGTCCTGCTGCTGTGTTAAGCCCTGGAAGAATCCTTGTACACCTCATCTCCTCCCAGCAATTCCTTATTATTTAGCAAAAGCACTGGGACATTAAGTTGTGACCTTGactgaggtcacagagcaaatTAAGAGGAAGGTGACAGAAATTGCTAAGGAGAGCTTGGGAACCTTCTGTCACGTTAGAGACCTGCCAAGTGACATGGCACTTTGTGCCGGCCATGCAGACTCTCATCCCTGGCTATCACTGGCTGGTTGTCCTTGGGAAGTCCTTAACCTCTTCCGGCCTTAGTTTACATATCTATAAAATGAGCCTTGCATTGCTGAGATTCCTTGCAGCACTAACATTCTAGGATCCTGTCTGTCCCAAGGCCAGTCATCTTCTATGTTTTGAGGCGGCTTTCTGCAAGGTTTCCCACGTTGTTCTTCGTTTGCTGTCACTTTATCCGTGGCTTCAGGATGGAGGCGAAGTTTGGAAATAGTGGCACAGATGAAACTGAACTGTGATCGCACCTGTCACTTCTTTCCCCCATGGAATGCCCAGCCAGGACTTATGAGTTCTCTGGGTTCTGCAGAACAGATGGAGGAATAGCTCCCAGAGTCGGCCCCCTACAGAACATCAGTAGCTTTTCCTCAGTTTCACACAACCAATGAAAAACCCCACTGCTGTTCAGTTTCACCAAtcgctcttttcttttttcagtttcctgCTTTGGAAAGGGAAAAGCTCTGAAGCCGTAGCCTTGACATCTGCAAGGCTCGGCAAAGAGCATGAtgggacaggagcagagaaggagtgTGGTGCACGTTTCTCATGTtcagggggggggggtctggtgGAAGCAGCAGTATTCACGGCAGGGGGTTCCCTGGACTGCCAGCCTCGCATGGCACCGGCCTTGGAGAGCAGGGCACATGGGTTTACAGACGCATCCTTGAGCCATGGTTGAAGTTCCCggcttatttgtgtatttatgtatttatggggGCCACACCAATATCAGTTATacattaataatagctaacacagATGCAGGGTTCATCCTGGGACCAAATACCCATCCAAGTGTTCTTCAAGGACCTACTCTGTCAAATTCTTTCACACCTACAACCAC
This window encodes:
- the TMEM171 gene encoding transmembrane protein 171 isoform X1, which gives rise to MSPVAAAEPDGVQPDRSVSKVIFFLFVFGAILLCVGVLLSIFGFQTCQYKTFPDCSMVLKVAGPACAAVGLGAVILARSRARLQLREGHLRGSQADPDRAFLCGESRQFAQCLIFGFLFLTSGMLISILGIWVPGCGSDWAQEPLNETDTADVEPQICGFLSLQIMGPLIVLMGLCFFVVAHVKKRNNLNVGQEASEAEDRQIQNTEPVQVTVGDAVIIFPPPPPPYFPESSASAVTRSPGANGLLPNENPPSYYSIFNYGRTPTPGGQGVGSERDCESIYTISGSPSSAGISYTPHLSSELPPRYEEKEIAATTSLSPSSEPSRP
- the TMEM171 gene encoding transmembrane protein 171 isoform X2; translation: MSPVAAAEPDGVQPDRSVSKVIFFLFVFGAILLCVGVLLSIFGFQTCQYKTFPDCSMVLKVAGPACAAVGLGAVILARSRARLQLREGHLRGSQADPDRAFLCGESRQFAQCLIFGFLFLTSGMLISILGIWVPGCGSDWAQEPLNETDTADVEPQICGFLSLQIMGPLIVLMGLCFFVVAHVKKRNNLNVGQEASEAEDRQIQNTEPVQVTVGDAVIIFPPPPPPYFPESSASAVTRSPGANGLLPNENPPSYYSIFNYGTPTPGGQGVGSERDCESIYTISGSPSSAGISYTPHLSSELPPRYEEKEIAATTSLSPSSEPSRP